The Aerococcus christensenii genome segment ATCGCTAATTCTTGGAAAGCTTTCGAACGTGTTGAAATAATTTCTTCCGTTCCATCTTCAGTCATTCGTAAGATATCCTTCACTTCATCTCGGGTAAGTGGTTCTTGGAAAATATTACGTTCTTTGTAAGGAATGTGATGTTTTTCAAGCCAAGCACGTGCCTTTCGACAGGATGTGCAACTTGGCGAAGTGTATAATCTAACCATGTCAATCTCTCCTTTACAGGTATGACTCGTGTTATTCCACTTTTCTTATTGTACCATAAAAAATCAAAAATGTCAGTTAAATTGTGAAAAGAGGCTTAAAAATCCCCAATAAATTCAACATATAGTTTGTGAAATAATAGACGAGAAGAGAAAGAGAGAAAAGAGGGGCATTTTCATTCTTCTCTAAGCGTGTTATAATAAAAATGTTTATAACCTTTAGAGGAGGAAACAGAATGAAACGTATTTTTTCTGGCGTTCAACCCAGCGGAACTCCTACCATTGGAAATTATGTAGGAGCTTTAAAACAATTTGTAGACCTTCAACAGGATTTTGAAACTTTTTATTGTGTGGTGAATGAGCATGCGATCACAGTCGCTCAGGACCCAGAAGCTCTGAAGAAAAACACGCGAAGCTTAGCAGCCTTGTATCTGGCTTTGGGAGTAGATCCTAATTTATCTACTATCTTCATTCAAAGTCATGTCCCTGCTCACGCACAAGCGGGTTGGGTGGTTCAATGTTTAACTCCTCTAGGAGAACTTGAACGGATGACCCAATACAAGGATAAGGCAAAGAAGCAAGACTCTGTTTTATCAGGTTTACTCGGTTATCCTGCCCTCATGGTTGCCGATATTATCCTCTATAATACGGATTTAGTTCCGGTAGGTGCCGATCAAAAACAACACATGGAATTAACAAGAAACTTTGTGGATCGGTTTAATCGTCGCTTCTCTAAAGATGGTCAGGATATCTTAGTGAAGCCAGAAGCTTACATCCCTAAAGCAGGAGGACGGGTGATGAGCTTACAAGAACCTACCAAGAAGATGTCTAAGTCAGACAGCAATCAGAAAGGTTTCATCTCTCTCTTAGATGATCCAAAAGCGATCGAAAAGAAGATCAAATCTGCAGTGACCGATTCTAGTGGAACGATTTCTTACGATGTGGAGAACAAACCAGGCGTTTCCAACTTATTGGATATCTATTCCGCCTTCTCTAATCGCACAGTTGACGACTTAGTTGAACAGTATCAAGATGCCGGTTACGGGCAATTTAAGGCAGACCTTGCACAAGTTTTAATTGCCTTTTTAGAACCAATGCAAGAGAAATATTGGGCTCTCTTAACCAGTTCTGAATTAGATGATGTCTTAGAAGAAGGAGCCAAGAAGGCGAATGCGGTCGCTAATGAAACCCTTCAAAAGATTTATCAAGCGATCGGTTTCTAGAAAAAGCTCTCTCTAAAAAACGGAGAGGATTTCTTACAAGAGACCAAAGCTAAATAAAAGCTGCGAAGCTAGAATATTTCTAGTCTCGTAGCTTTTTTTTTAGGAAGAGGGAGGTTATTTCTTCGTTAAAGAGCGGATAAAGGAAATAAGGAGGTGATGATGATGTACTATGCTCATACGCAACACGGAGAATTAATGACAGCTTTTGAAGTGAAAGATCGCTTGAAAAGGGGACTATTGAAAGCAGACCAGCGGAAATTTTTCTGTCCTAAATGTCATCAGCCTGTCCGCTATCTCGACTACCCTCCCAAGCGACCGTATTTTAAGCATTATGTCCGTCAAAACTCAAACTTAGAGAATGAGTCGCTCTGGCACAAATACTATAAAAAACAGCTCGCCCAGCGCTTGCAAGCGGTCGGTTACTCTGCTGAAATGGAGGTGCCAATGTCTCATAAGGAGAGACGGTCGGATGTCTGGGTGGACTTTAGAGGAAAGAAGGTGACCTTAGAAGTTCAATCGAGTCTCCTTTCCTTGCAAGAAGTGGTAGAAAGGGAGGCGGATTATGCGGAGGAAGGAGGGCAAGTGATTTGGTTATTGAACCCGAGCCCTCAGAAGTATCAAGTTCAAGTCAATCATCTAGACCGCCTAGCGCCTTTTTTGTCTATAAGTCCGGTCTTTGGACTGTATGTTCCTTTTTTAGAGGGAGATAAGGTACGATTGGATCAGTTGACATCTTTTGGGAAGGTCTGCCAAAGAATTCGGTTGACGATAGAAGACTATCTTTTATTGAAATTATTTCCACCTGAGGATTTAATTTTTACACCTTCCACCCTTCCGCCTTCTTCTCGACTCAGTGAAGAAGCTTGCAGATCCCAAAAAAAGCGGGTGCTTCTTTCTCCCAACGCATACGAAAAGATTTTTTTAAGTCGGCTCTACCAATGGCACAAGAGCCTAGAAGACCTTCCCCTCTTTCTTTTTTCCTTTGCAGACAAATGTCTATGGGTGAAGGAAGACGCTTGGTTGGTGAGGGCTTACAGTTATCTGCTCGCTCAAGAGGAAGTGGAAGAAGGAATGCTGGAGGAACTTTTGCATCAGCGTCCCTTTAAAGAAGACTGCCTTCCTTTGTATCGCAACTTTCTACAAGCGGGTTACCGAGAGAAGAAGGACTAAAGAATTTCTCCACACAAAAAGCCCCTCGAAAGGGGCTGGGTGAAGCTAGTGAGCTTAAGGATGACGTAAGAGAGAAGTGGACGTCAGTGAATGATGGGGGGGAATCTTCGAGACCTCCTTGTTAGCACTTGTCTTTTGATTTGGACAATAAAGGTGCAAGGTATCACTTTGAGGCATCATCTGTTCAATGAGTTTTTCTAAGTCATTGGATGTGAAAGAGCCTTGAAGTTTGACCCCATAGCGATAATTCAAGTTGTCATAGACGACTAGGGAAGGATAGCTGGTGATGTTCATCTGTTTGACGAGATGAATATCTTCTTGAAAGTCACTCTTTGCTTTTCCAGAGTGATAATCCTCCTCCCACATATCCACATCTAATCCACACAGGGTAGCACAATCTGCCATGGTTTCGTAAGAGAAGGGATGGTGGTCTTCATTAAAGACTTTCTGCATGGTCATTAAGAAGAGACGACCTCTTTTCTGCCCTTGGCATAGGGCTGCTTTATACCCCAGGC includes the following:
- the spxA gene encoding transcriptional regulator SpxA, whose amino-acid sequence is MVRLYTSPSCTSCRKARAWLEKHHIPYKERNIFQEPLTRDEVKDILRMTEDGTEEIISTRSKAFQELAIDFNDISLNQLFDLIQKNPGLLRRPILMDEKRLQVGYNEDEIRRFLPREVRSIELYEALRKMG
- the trpS gene encoding tryptophan--tRNA ligase — encoded protein: MKRIFSGVQPSGTPTIGNYVGALKQFVDLQQDFETFYCVVNEHAITVAQDPEALKKNTRSLAALYLALGVDPNLSTIFIQSHVPAHAQAGWVVQCLTPLGELERMTQYKDKAKKQDSVLSGLLGYPALMVADIILYNTDLVPVGADQKQHMELTRNFVDRFNRRFSKDGQDILVKPEAYIPKAGGRVMSLQEPTKKMSKSDSNQKGFISLLDDPKAIEKKIKSAVTDSSGTISYDVENKPGVSNLLDIYSAFSNRTVDDLVEQYQDAGYGQFKADLAQVLIAFLEPMQEKYWALLTSSELDDVLEEGAKKANAVANETLQKIYQAIGF
- a CDS encoding competence protein CoiA, with product MMMYYAHTQHGELMTAFEVKDRLKRGLLKADQRKFFCPKCHQPVRYLDYPPKRPYFKHYVRQNSNLENESLWHKYYKKQLAQRLQAVGYSAEMEVPMSHKERRSDVWVDFRGKKVTLEVQSSLLSLQEVVEREADYAEEGGQVIWLLNPSPQKYQVQVNHLDRLAPFLSISPVFGLYVPFLEGDKVRLDQLTSFGKVCQRIRLTIEDYLLLKLFPPEDLIFTPSTLPPSSRLSEEACRSQKKRVLLSPNAYEKIFLSRLYQWHKSLEDLPLFLFSFADKCLWVKEDAWLVRAYSYLLAQEEVEEGMLEELLHQRPFKEDCLPLYRNFLQAGYREKKD
- a CDS encoding DsbA family protein is translated as MTSHCSCHTPSFQAKPQHLFEMFLFINPLDTQCLQLEKELLQFIQESSQQVYFRLIAFIDYPLFHQSLNRQTNHSLKEANALFQSIYKLCLGYKAALCQGQKRGRLFLMTMQKVFNEDHHPFSYETMADCATLCGLDVDMWEEDYHSGKAKSDFQEDIHLVKQMNITSYPSLVVYDNLNYRYGVKLQGSFTSNDLEKLIEQMMPQSDTLHLYCPNQKTSANKEVSKIPPHHSLTSTSLLRHP